A single Eleginops maclovinus isolate JMC-PN-2008 ecotype Puerto Natales chromosome 5, JC_Emac_rtc_rv5, whole genome shotgun sequence DNA region contains:
- the bmerb1 gene encoding bMERB domain-containing protein 1 gives MELKKSISDTERALRSYGAVSETAWTTDKGHSDVSMAESTMAPEEIEVEMARIQRLREVLVRRESELRFMMDDIQLCKDIMSLKQELRQIVTAPEKEKNKKQRQREEELILKIHKLVQKRDFLVDDAEVERLREQEEDKEMAEYLRLKLMPLEKKLKATQNAAKPKRQIPEPPPNKPSITKSGVAVIKDCCGATQCAIM, from the exons ATGGAACTGAAGAAATCTATTTCGGACACCGAGCGCGCGCTCAGGAGCTACGGCGCCGTGTCAGAAACAGCATGGACAACGGACAAAG GTCATTCAGATGTGTCCATGGCGGAGAGCACCATGGCTCCAGAGGAGATCGAGGTGGAGATGGCTCGGATCCAGCGCCTGCGAGAGGTCCTGGTGCGCCGGGAGTCAGAGCTGCGCTTCAT GATGGATGACATTCAGCTCTGCAAAGACATCATGAGTTTAAAGCAGGAGCTGAGACAGATTGTCACGGCACCAG agaaagagaaaaacaagaagcagaGGCAGCGGGAAGAAGAGTTGATCCTGAAGATCCATAAACTGGTGCAGAAGAGGGATTTCCTGGTGGATGACGCAGAGGTGGAGAGATTAAG GGAGCAAGAAGAGGACAAGGAGATGGCAGAGTACCTCAGACTGAAGCTGATGCCTCTGGAGAAGAAACTCAAAGCCACACAAA ATGCTGCAAAGCCGAAGAGACAAATCCCAGAGCCGCCTCCCAACAAGCCGTCCATCACCAAGTCAGGAGTGGCTGTCATCAAGGACTGCTGTGGAGCCACGCAGTGTGCCATCATGTAA
- the ntan1 gene encoding protein N-terminal asparagine amidohydrolase isoform X1, producing the protein MPLLIQNRALDRITSTGELFDRQPHLKENARTFRSKPVVDVDPKCLLYVQQREFAATTPADKSVSVIGSGDATTCHLVVLRHTGSGAVCLAHCDGSCTWSEIPLIVKAVTSLSNVSKEGRLELHLAGGFNDESKTSHKLSLNILAAFQKQKEEIHLETCCITEMNDIVVDGNHSPVVLGIGVNVQTGDVFPSSFTHKGPAEELRSARTFTGGQMADIYDSSRGLVKIGPCSWSPNLDIGFWLSQDDDTILKYLSTSPLAEPPHFVQHMKTTIQFLLEHPSSDSLFPGGQPQLYHRSERGDWERAAKS; encoded by the exons ATGCCTTTGTTAATTCAAAATAGAGCACTTGACCGCATTACCTCTACAGGGGAACTGTTCGACAGACAACCACATTTAAAG GAAAATGCACGAACATTTCGCTCCAAGCCAGTTGTTGATGTTGACCCTAAGTGCCTCTTGTACGTCCAACAAAGAGAGTTTGCTGCAACAACACCAGCAGACA aatctgtttCAGTAATCGGATCTGGTGATGCCACCACCTGCCATTTGGTTGTGCTGCGACACACTG gAAGTGGAGCTGTTTGCCTTGCCCACTGCGATGGTTCCTGCACCTGGTCTGAAATCCCCCTTATTGTGAAAGCTGTGACCTCACTGAGTAACGTCAGCAAGGAGGGCAG ACTTGAGCTTCATCTTGCTGGAGGATTTAACGATGAGTCAAAAACATCCCATAAACTCAGCCTTAACATACTGG cAGCTTtccagaaacagaaagaggaaattCATCTGGAAACATGCTGCATCACAG aaATGAATGACATTGTTGTTGATGGAAATCATAGTCCTGTAGTACTTGGCATAG GTGTAAATGTTCAAACAGGGGATGTGTTTCCTTCGTCATTTACTCACAAAGGACCAGCAGAGGAGCTGCGGTCAGCAAGGACCTTCACTGGGGGACAG aTGGCAGACATATATGACTCGAGTCGAGGTCTTGTTAAAATTGGCCCTTGCAGTTGGTCTCCAAATCTGGATATCGGCTTCTGGTTGTCACAAGATGATGACACAATTTTAAAG TACCTGTCCACCTCTCCGCTGGCTGAGCCGCCTCACTTCGTCCAGCACATGAAGACCACCATCCAGTTCCTCCTAGAACACCCCAGCTCTGACAGCCTGTTCCCCGGGGGTCAGCCGCAGCTCTACCACAGGTCGGAGAGGGGGGACTGGGAGAGGGCTGCGAAGTCATAG
- the ntan1 gene encoding protein N-terminal asparagine amidohydrolase isoform X2 produces MPLLIQNRALDRITSTGELFDRQPHLKENARTFRSKPVVDVDPKCLLYVQQREFAATTPADKSVSVIGSGDATTCHLVVLRHTGSGAVCLAHCDGSCTWSEIPLIVKAVTSLSNVSKEGRLELHLAGGFNDESKTSHKLSLNILAFQKQKEEIHLETCCITEMNDIVVDGNHSPVVLGIGVNVQTGDVFPSSFTHKGPAEELRSARTFTGGQMADIYDSSRGLVKIGPCSWSPNLDIGFWLSQDDDTILKYLSTSPLAEPPHFVQHMKTTIQFLLEHPSSDSLFPGGQPQLYHRSERGDWERAAKS; encoded by the exons ATGCCTTTGTTAATTCAAAATAGAGCACTTGACCGCATTACCTCTACAGGGGAACTGTTCGACAGACAACCACATTTAAAG GAAAATGCACGAACATTTCGCTCCAAGCCAGTTGTTGATGTTGACCCTAAGTGCCTCTTGTACGTCCAACAAAGAGAGTTTGCTGCAACAACACCAGCAGACA aatctgtttCAGTAATCGGATCTGGTGATGCCACCACCTGCCATTTGGTTGTGCTGCGACACACTG gAAGTGGAGCTGTTTGCCTTGCCCACTGCGATGGTTCCTGCACCTGGTCTGAAATCCCCCTTATTGTGAAAGCTGTGACCTCACTGAGTAACGTCAGCAAGGAGGGCAG ACTTGAGCTTCATCTTGCTGGAGGATTTAACGATGAGTCAAAAACATCCCATAAACTCAGCCTTAACATACTGG CTTtccagaaacagaaagaggaaattCATCTGGAAACATGCTGCATCACAG aaATGAATGACATTGTTGTTGATGGAAATCATAGTCCTGTAGTACTTGGCATAG GTGTAAATGTTCAAACAGGGGATGTGTTTCCTTCGTCATTTACTCACAAAGGACCAGCAGAGGAGCTGCGGTCAGCAAGGACCTTCACTGGGGGACAG aTGGCAGACATATATGACTCGAGTCGAGGTCTTGTTAAAATTGGCCCTTGCAGTTGGTCTCCAAATCTGGATATCGGCTTCTGGTTGTCACAAGATGATGACACAATTTTAAAG TACCTGTCCACCTCTCCGCTGGCTGAGCCGCCTCACTTCGTCCAGCACATGAAGACCACCATCCAGTTCCTCCTAGAACACCCCAGCTCTGACAGCCTGTTCCCCGGGGGTCAGCCGCAGCTCTACCACAGGTCGGAGAGGGGGGACTGGGAGAGGGCTGCGAAGTCATAG
- the LOC134865089 gene encoding mpv17-like protein, translating into MRQAFLRNVRRFPWVTNVTMYGCLFAGGDFVHQWFSRREELDWRQTRNVAVVAFGFHGNFNFFWMRFLERRFPGNSIRMVLRKLLLDQTTAAPLATSVFYTGVSFLEGKDDIFEDWREKFLNTYRTGLMFWPFMQFLNFTFVPLYLRTTFTGCCGFVWATFLCFSRQSGDGTAAAALAWMFPHKEEEGESIKEKVDCNDQKDASKEGPVASKPTQN; encoded by the exons ATGCGGCAGGCGTTTTTGAGAAATGTCCGTCGGTTTCCGTGGGTCACCAACGTGACAATGTACGGCTGCCTGTTCGCGGGAGGGGACTTTGTCCACCAGTGGTTCTCGCGCAGGGAGGAACTGGACTGGCGACAAACACGGAATGTCGCGGTGGTCGCTTTTGGTTTCCATGGTAACTTCAATTTCTTCTGGATGCGGTTCCTGGAGCGAAGGTTTCCCGGGAACTCCATCCGGATGGTGCTGAGGAAGCTACTGCTGGACCAGACCACCGCTGCACCGCTGGCCACCAGCGTCTTCTACAcgg gTGTCAGCTTCTTGGAGGGAAAAGATGACATTTTTGAAGACTGGAGAGAGAAATTCCTGAATACCTATAGg ACGGGGTTAATGTTCTGGCCATTTATGCAG TTTCTGAATTTTACCTTCGTGCCTCTGTATTTGCGAACCACCTTCACCGGCTGCTGCGGCTTCGTCTGGGCCACCTTCCTCTGCTTCTCGCGTCAAAGCGGTGACGGCACGGCTGCTGCGGCTCTGGCTTGGATGTTCCCTCataaagaagaggaaggagaatcCATCAAGGAGAAAGTAGACTGCAACGACCAGAAAGATGCTTCCAAAGAGGGACCAGTAGCATCCAAACCTACTCAGAACTGA